The genomic stretch CTGCACCAAGAATTGTTTCTTTGCTATCCTTGGCAGGAATGCCTTGTTCATAGTCCTGAAGTGCAAAAATGCTGGCTCTGAGGAAGGTATATCCGAGTTTGCCTTAGtcgcaattttttttcctcttgtcttagTATATCCACGTGTTCCTGAATGAAGTCACTATTATAGTTGAAGTTCTGAATGAAGCCAAACACTCCTTTGCACTGTATACACCTGAAAGGACGAAGCAGCGATGGCCGATCCGCCTGGCAGCCACAACAGAGCAAGAAATGCATGACTGGGtaattctttgaatttttcatttcaagctggcaatatctgaaataaaacataaaagctaGTCTCTGAAATCTAAGCATTACATTTCCAGTATCTAGGCTACTTACCTATTTTCacaatttatgtatttaaaaaagtcTGTTCAAACTTATTTAGAGGCACCTGAGGCTTCCTATCTCCTCTGGAGTTTGCACACTTTCTGATGCTGCAGTTATCCACAGTAAAACCaatattgtttttccttcccttcctatcTCCAGATATAGATTAGGCTACAAATGAAGGATTTGTAGTTAGGATTAGATTTAGAGTTAGGATTTTAATTCAGTTAGTCTGTTCTTCTGCATTGGTAGAAGAACTGTTATCTGTTGTCACTGTTGTAGAGAGTCTTATGTATAGGCAGGCAGGCATATATACACTGAAGCAATGGAAAACCTGAAAGATACTTCATAATGATCAGATACTGCAAACCATGTTGGTTCCAGTGATTGTGttaataatttctaaaacacTGAATTCCAGTGCCTTTGAGAAAAAACTGCAGATTCACTTTACTGATTTGCAGGAACATGCAAAGGTAAAACTGTGTTTTGTAATACTGAAGCATCTATATGGAAATTTTTGTTCTCACTATAAATGGAAGCTTTTGTTTCTCGGCTCCTTGTTTTGTAGCTGTCTTTGCTGAACATGTCCTGTTGTGAAAGCAGACGGATTCAAGGCCCTCCTTCTCACCATGCCATTTGGTCAGTTACTTGTAAAGGAGACATCTTTGTTAGTGAGCCAAGTCCTGAACTGGAGGCCGGACCACACCTGATGCCATGTGATCAAATGTAAGAGGTTTCAGAAGCTGCTCTTTCTGCATGGGATGCCATCCCACAAAGACTGTTTTTCATGTCAAGTCAGTGGCTTTGATGGGCTGTCGGAGTGTATAGTACACTGCAGATGACTGTCAATGACAAGGTTAATGGCTGCCTTCATATTCATAAGTACATCTGAAGAAATTCACCAAATCATATTTTAATTCTTAGATGCTGGAGCTATTAATGTGATTTCAAAGGCCTTTCTCACTGAGATCCCATTTTTTTGTGATTGCATCTTTAATGCTGTAATTACTTAAATTAAGAGATGGCCTAGACTAAAAGTAAACCTAATCACTGTAATTGTAATGTAATTTGAGCTTTCAGTTTTATCTCAGTCAGGAAATCTGAAATTCTCAGTCCTCCATAGTCACTACAGTCCAGGAGCAGCTCCTTTACAGTTTCTGTTACAACTATGACAAACtcttcaagcaaaaaaataccAGCCTCAGAACTGGTGGGTTAAATGCCaatcttcaatttaaaaaataccccCAGTTTCAAGTTACTTTCACAAAGTGTCTTTGAATAATACCTGAGAAATCCTTTAGTGCTTTTCCTTCAGGGTAGAGGACCTTCAACATCTGGCAAATCACAAAGCTGATGTGCTCTTGCATCTTAGTTTGGGGGATCTGTGACCTAGATGATCTCCTGCCATTTTGATAACTAAAATACTCCTCTGCAATCTCTTTATTTTCCCCATTCTTCCCCAGAAAGTACCATGGCCAACTGGCTGTGTGAAGTCCCAGAAAAGGATTAACCTGCAAAGATTAGGAGAATAGGAAGAATTAAAGCCCTTGTTTTTACCAAGCTCCATAGCAAATAGATAaatcatttgttttcttgttagaTAAAGGCAAttcctagatttaaaaaaaatgaggatgaCGTTAAAGCTGAGGCAGTTGATGGCCACTAAGACATAAAGATTCTAGCAAGATCATCCTAactagtgttttaaaaaaaaaaaaaaatatatatatatatatatatatataaaaatgcaagccataaaataaaaggaaagtaaaacacTCCAAAGCCTGAAAATTCCAAGTGGAGGCAGACAGGTTCCTTCCATCTACTTTTCAGTAGTTGTTCAGAGGGAAATGCTTTCAACTGGCAACTGCTTTCACCTAACAGATTGCACAGAGCTTGAACAAGCGAGCATATAAAATTGCCTGTCCTTAAGATTGTTGAGTTGTAGGAGGGGAAAGCATACATTCGTGATGGATGTGGTGTAGAGTAAATGTAAAATGTTGTCCTTTTTATGGCAGGTTTTGGCGTCAAGTTGGAGGTCATCTTCGACTGATAGAGTGCAATAACCGAGGCATAGTGTGGGGCATAGGATATGATCACACAGCTTGGGTTTACACTGGTGGATATGGAGGTGGCTTCATTCAAGGTATGGACGATTGGTGTACTGTGGTGTGCACATTTCTTACTTATCTTCCTGACTGGGTCCGCTATTGAAGCTATTTCAGCTGTCTGTCCTTTAGCCTAACTAACATGTAGGGTTATATGTGAACAGGCCACACATGAGGAAAGAATTGGTATTgcagttttatatttatattttcagctTAAGAGTGAGAAATAGGATAATGAGCAATACTACTGTGGCTATTGGAATTTAAAATGTAGTGTCTTTAAGGTTTAGCTTTACTATAATCCAAATGATTTATTTCTCACAGGACTGGCCAGTAGTGCTGATAACATTTATACGCAGTCAGATGTGAAATGTGTTTACATCTATGAGAATCAACGGTGGAACCCAGTCACTGGATATAGCAGCAGGTTATTTACTCAATTTATTGTACttatttactgtaattttctACTACTGTCAAATGAAACAAAGGGTTTGTTCTAGCTTTTCAGAATAGTTATTACAGTTATTCTATCTTCAGTCTCCTCCAACATTTGATATTAACCTGAGATGGAAGGAGCAGTGTTTCTCAATTTTCTAGATTTGTAATTATGCATTCAAAACGCATTTGTAGCAAAACACTACAGATTTGTGCTTTGTGAGTGCACAAAGCATGCCAACTTGCAACATCTTTCATTATTAAGGCCATAAAGCAAAGTTCTTATTAGGAtctatatattcatatacatattGTGCTAAATACATTGGGTCCTTGAATAGTGTATTTGAACAGAAGTATTGAAAACGCGTACACATATTGGTGTCTATGCCAGAGAAACTCAGGATTCACCTGCCAATTTTAAATAGTAGTGAGGAATATCACTCCACAGAGAAAAGTTTACATGGTCCTCAAGTTTGGTGTAACTGGAAGCAATTGTACAGATTCTTTCCCACTATCCTCATCGGTCGCATGATATTTCTAAATACAGAGATTAATGACGGAAGACTGTTTCGTGTATGAAAGTAGGAAGTGCTACAAATAGGCTTTTCTTCCCCCGCCTTTTAAATTCTCTGTTGTAAATGACCTTGTACACTGTTTCACCACAGAGGTCTGCCCACAGACAGATACATGTGGAGCGATGCATCTGGCCTGCTGGAATGTACAAAAATCAATACCAAGCCTCCTTCTCCGCAGTGGTCTTGGGTAAGTTTTGTCTTAAAAGTCTTTTTACTAAGAAGGCAAGGCTTAGCAAGTAGGATAGAAGACTTGGGCTCAAGTGACCCAGATTTTCTTCTTGGATTTGTTGTAATATGTACCTTGGTTTCCCCATTTATACAATGGGATTTGTTGTAATATGTACCTTGGTTTCCCCATTTATACAATGGAAATAATCGTCCATAGTCAAAAGAATGTTAAGCATTGAGTGGGATTTTTTATTTAGTGGGACTTAGACTGCTGCTCTGATCCTTTTCTCTTCAACTGAATTAAAAAGACTTGGGAACCTCTCTATGAATTTATATTGCAAGTATTAGAACGTTTCTAGCGAGTCATTGCAGTCCAAAAGGTGGAGGGAAATAGCAGAAgaggttatttttattatacattaGGTGTTCATTGTGCTTGTTATTCTTACTGTCTCCTTTTGACACTAGGTATCCGATTGGTATATTGATTTTAATACTTCAGGTGGAACTGATCGGGAAGGCTGGCAGTATGCAGCAGACTTTCCAGCGTAAGGAGATACCTTCTTCTACCTTAAATACTAGCAGGAAAATGCCATACTTAAGTCctcatttcttcttgtttgctgttttgcACATTAACTGTGCTTTAACAGGGACAAGTGTGCCTTGATTTCTCCCTTTTTATGGGAATGCTAACACTGAAATTTCCCAGGAAGGTAGGGCAGCAAGGTGAGCTTAGCAAACTTCAGTTTCAAGTATTTTAAAGTCAGCAGGTGCGTCTGCTGGGCAGATACATAGACAGTGCTCTCAGGCTGGCACTGACATTGGAGATGCTCTGACATCCTCATGAACACCTATTTAAATCTCTTTTGGTAGGTCCTACCATGGTCACAAGACAATGAAAGACTTTGTCCGACGGAGGCGCTGGGCAAGGTGAGGAACTAAGATACAAATAAGTTTTGAACTTGAATGCTAAGTGTTCTCTAGAAGTCTCCTTTAGTTATGAGGGGAAGAGTCTCGTCACCCAATCAACAAAAGCAATAGTAAACAAACCTGCAATAAATAATGCATCTGCAATAGAGAAGCTGATGATCTTTAGCATTATAGCTTTAATTTTAAGCCTTTACAGGCAGATACCCCATTTGATTTTGTGGGATCTCTAAATAAAAGTCAGCTTGTTATTCTCTGTatctgattttctttatagtaaatTATTAAGGAATAGTAGAGTCTAGGTATATTAGTACATACTAGGTCACTTGTAACAACTGGTAATATGTCTtgtatattataatattatatatgtaatattatatattatatatgtaatattatacattatattatatatgtaatattatacatgtatataatatatacgTTATAATAATTTTAACATAGGAATTCCACGTACTGTGTACTAGGCCACAGATAATCCCAACCCCATTTAACTCACAGTACACTATATTCAGGTGGAACCTGGAAAATAGCAAACTGCTGCTATGCTCTGTTCTATTAAGCAGGGAAAGTGTGCATTGactgtttttccagcttttctatGCTTTCTATACTAGAGTATCTAATAGCTATGCTAATAAATTACTGTGAACTTGCAGTTCTGCATTGTTCTGTTTGTTATTGAGGCTACAAAGCTAGTATTTTGGCCCTTGTACAAAAATCTTTGAAGTAAGGTCCTGAAGCATCAAACTGTTGTTGTGCAACAAAACAAACGACATCCAATCATCAAAATGGTGACCTGAAATGAAATAAGCAACTTGAGAAATACCTTCAAGCCTAAACATTTCCTCTGGTTTTAACTATCAAGTGACAATTGAAGGCAAATAGGGAACAGGTCAGGGCTGGATCCAGTTTTTCAGAACTGGAGAACAGAGGAATGTCGTGAGTTTTTTAGGACACTGAAGAATCATTAGGGAATTGAAGAATCATTGAAGAATACACAGAAATTACTGTTGTGATGATAGAATCTAATATAGTTTCCCTAATAGACAGCACTACTTTTTTGCAGtttccacagaaaaaatacaCCAATTCCCAGAATGACCTACCTCCAGCTCTTTAGAGCTGCCATATCTGTGCCTACCTCAAGATGCTACATAACTTTTTAACGGGCCCCACCAAAAAACTAATTGTAAAATTATTCCTTTAACCAAGACAGAGGAAGGAATGAACTGGGTCTGGAGTTCTCTCTGCATTGGGATTCTCAGCTGGGGTCAAATATTCATTATCCAGCTGTTGTCCAGTGAGTTTTAGAGAGCTAGGGAGCAGTGTAGCACAAGCTGCAGACTTCTTGTGTGGTCTTGGTTTTACAAAgtagcttctttttaaaaacagaagctttcagaAATCAGTAATATGTCAAAATTCAAAACCTGATGCAAAACATGATTGATTGTTGTAAAccactttcaaattaaaaatactaatacTTAGTATATCTACATAAAGAAAAGACTTCAGGATTGTTTGCACTGAAGTCAACAACGGACCAGGAAACAAAATTCAGTTATAGAAAGTACGTACTTCTGacgggtttggggtttttttgcttcagaaaatgtaaGATAGTCACCAACGGGCCATGGCTGGAAGTGCCTCCTGTTGCCCTGTGGGACATCTCCATAATTCCCAGTTCAGATGCAGATGATGAAGAAGCAGTAGCGCTGTGGGCAGTCAGTGACAAAGGAGACGTGCTCTGCAGGCTTGGAGTGACACAGCAAAATCCAGCTGTAAGGCTCCCTGTTTATTTTTACTGCgttattaatgtatttaatgtaatgatgcaagtacacacacacacagtcgTGCATGCCTTCTTTTATAGCgccttgttatttttttcccttttctgtcccaGATTTGAAAGTCCTTGTCCACCAACTGTAACACAGTTTGCCACCCACATTTCCTACAATAGCACTTCCCTTGCATAATCTACCTTAGCTTGCACCACGTCACTTGCAGGAGCCTCTCTCAGCCCCTGTACATCTTCTTGTGAAGCGTTTTATTTCCACCTTCTCATTGATAGcttagttcctttttttttttttttaaattgttgatCATGTGTGCATCCCATTTAAAGAAACTGCCCAGGGATAGAATTTCTCTAAAGTGTGGTCCCAGTCTAATGCTTGTTAATATCAGTAGGAGTTTGTCCATTGACTTTTCTGGGCCTGGAAATGACtctgcttatttaaaagaaaggtgGGCCTGGACATACCTACAGATTTGACTTTTTTCTATGAACTGGAACAGATTTAATGAGCGAACGTCCACTAAAGTATGCAGAAAGGAACAAATAGTCCCAGTAACTTCAATAGGAATACTTCTTTCCTAAAATGGACACGTGCTGGAACACCAAATTAGAGTTGTTACACACTAATTTTAAGCcatatttataatggaaaaaaacccactaatgatatacattaaaaagaaaaactgcaagaaGTTGAAAAtttataggaatttttttttcttcctgttcagtcAGTTACAACAGAACATTTTTCACTATCTAGGGTTTTTCCCATTTGGCAATAATTAACAATATTTTGTTGTGGCGTTTTTAACCATTGCTTCATAATTCATCTTCCGTGATTTGTTAGGGAACATCCTGGCTTCATGTGGGAACAGACCAGCCCTTCATTTCCATCTCAATTGGAGCATTTTACCAAGTGTGGGCTATTGCTAGAGATGGTTCTGCCTTCTATCGGGGTTCAGTGTCTCCAAAGAAACCTGCAGGTGAGTACTTGTACTTTTTTGGTACAGTCTTCATCTTACACATTAGGTAAGCGCTACCACACTGCCATGTCTGAAAAAGACAAATCTGTTTAGCAGAGGCCTTTCCCATAGCTGTGCAAAACAGTGTGTATGAATAATACTCATGATAATTATAGCAGTTAATTTGCTCTTCACTTGTGTGATTTAAAGTGTTTCTAAAAGCAAGCTAGTAAAAATATATTGAGTGTAGTGTCATTCACAGCTTTCTTGCATAGCTATGTATTTCAACTGCAGACATTTCCAAGACTTCCCATATATAATTCTGTTTTCTCAATGTTTTACTCAAGTATTTCTGACCTTTAGGTGACTGTTGGTACCATATTCCTTCACCTcaaaaacaaaagttaaaacaagTCTCAGTAGGACGAACGTCCGTGTTTGTGTTGGATAAAAATggtaaggatttttaaaaattatttatcaatgttacaaaaaataaatcGGTATACATCAGATTGATTTAAAAAGGAGAGGCTAAGTTAGAGCTTCTGCTTGGACAGCCGATTACTGTTGCTCCAAGAGGtgtaatatttcatattaaaagaGATGGAGTAGGCAGCCCACTTAATTACTGATTTTGAAGGCTTGTTTTTTGTTATATCTGATAGTGTCCTAGATAGCAACAGTCCAGCATCTATGCTATTCTTGGGGGGGAGAGATAGATGAATCTCAAAGAAGAGAATTGCATGGCAGGATTTTGTCTGAAACCCTAGAAtgtacaaaaatgaaaaggaatacgTTCCTATTGCAAAACCTAGAAATAGCACCCTCATTGCAAGATAAATTATGAAGCAtccttttgaaaaagaaactagCCTTTAACACCAGTCTCCTTCAGAGATCTTAATCTCATTTGCTTTACCTCTCTAGTGCATAGTTCCTTATATGAACATTTTTCTCCAAGGAATTTTACAAAACAGagtatttgctgttttccagaaaagttACAATGAATAACTATAGAAATACAAATTCCAAAGTAGGAACTTCATTGTCCTTCACTGTAACACATTAGTCAAAACCATAACACATTCCCACAGAACACAGAAAGTATTAACTACTGATGTAGAAAGTATTAACTACTGATTTGTTTACTAGCACTTTATACAACGCAGACATCCTGAGCAGTAACCAGGACTATTTATTTTACAGGCAATCTTTGGTACCGGCAAGGTATCACACCAAGCTACCCTCAAGGATCTACTTGGGATCCTGTTTCAAATAATATCCGTAAAATGTCTGTAGGGCCCCTGGACCAGGTGTGTATTAAGCTTCCTTGTATCTCATGAGCGTATTAAAAATTATGCTTAACATACTTTTGTAGTTaaacttcagaattatttttgtttaactaaCTTTATTCCACAAGGTGATTGTCTAAATGCCAGAATTCCTGATAGCAAGACAAAAATCACTCCAATGAAACAGTGATACAGCCAGCCCTTTGCTGTAAAAAgcctcattaatttttttcttttttttaacaaggctattttatatatttaatctCTTTCCTGCCAAGTCTTACTATGTGGCAATGTCTTAATTATAACACTGGTTGTTTAAAtctggttgtttgtttgggtgtctCTCTCACTAAATTAGAGTAGTTTTGGCCTACTCAAGTTCAAGACTAATTTCTGAAAGTGGTCAAACAGACTTACAATTTTCATGTCTGAGAAGAGCAGCACGAAGAGCACATTTTATTGCCTCTCTTTGCTTTCATGAGGTCTGGGTGATAGCTGACAAAGTGCAAGGAAGTCATAGTTTGAGCTGCGGGACCGTCTGCCATCGGACTGGTGTTCAGCCAATGGAACCTAAAGGCCTCTCATGGGATTACGGTATTGGGGTAAGTGCTGGGGGCATAATACTGCCTAAAAGCTATATATCCAAATACCCATGGGCACGCTTAGAAAGGGAAGTACCATCCTGCTCCAGCTGGCAAGCTTTCTAAAGCTTGCATATGCTGGCTGGAAATTGGCCTTTGTTTCTCAGTTTTAGGTTCCCTTTTTAAGTTACTGTAATGGGTTATGCAGTTATAGCTGGGAagtcatttatttccatttgatAAGTATTCATTTTAAATAGGTAATTTAAAAGTTACAATGGAAAAATTAGTAAAGTaagtaccatttttaaaaaatagattccTTCTGAGTCTGCACATGATTGTTCCTCGTTGTTGTTCCCTGTATTACCCTCAGTGTTTTGAGAAAGGCCGTTTCAAGGTTTTGACCCCTTTTAAGTTAATGGAAAACCTGCAATAGCTCTGTTATGAATGCCTGACCCTACTAATCTCAATTCCctgtaacaaaaataatcctCAAGCTTACTACCTATATACCTCACTGTCAGGGAGGtatcttgtggggttttttgttttgttttgttttacaaggAGCCTTTTTTCTGATTCAGCTCAGAGCAGGATTACTTTCCTCACGAAAAAATAGTATAAAACTAGTAGTGTACATAAAGCATCATATCAGATGCTGTAATTGCAGGGTGATGTTTCTCCTTTTGTATTTCTCTATCAATATTTTACAGGGTGGATGGGACCACATTACAGTCAGAGGAAATGCAACTGAAGCATCTAGGGTCGCTATGCATGACACTTCTGAGGAAAACCCTGCTGTATCAAAGGCTTTAGAAGGTGAGGAGaataaagggaaaacagaacCCTCTCAAACCCCTCTGATGGTCAGTGAAAGTCAAGAATTGGACAGAAATGCTGTTAATTGTTAAGCTGTCACCATCTACATGTTGCAAACAAGCAGTAGTcaggataatttaaaaagaaactaaatgtcTATTGCCTGGAGAGAAAAACATGACCTTTTTGTGCTACTAATATATTTTACTGAACTGGAATTTGCAATGGGgtattttaaatactgatttcttcTACTACATCATGTGTAAAATGTGACTTGATAGAGCTAATAGTTTTCTCAGAGCAGGCAAGCTTTTTAGCCACAATGTATTTCTGACCCTTTACCATAGCTGCTACACAACCATACGAATGTGAATTATCTTTGCAGATGATCActacatttacttctttttttaatgaatatttcagTTCCCTTCCCTACATTTCTCTCATATTCTCACACCTTGCACACTATTCTTCAGATTCATATTTGAGCAGAGATGAAGATGTCATACCAATTTAAATGAATTACAGGCAAACATAACTGGTCCTGATTGTACATGCATTTATATATGCATGTAACT from Mycteria americana isolate JAX WOST 10 ecotype Jacksonville Zoo and Gardens chromosome 12, USCA_MyAme_1.0, whole genome shotgun sequence encodes the following:
- the TECPR1 gene encoding tectonin beta-propeller repeat-containing protein 1 isoform X2, which codes for MWSLITTPGEVVQISCGPYDLLWATLWEGQAIVREGIDRNNPQGISWSIVESPSSENGIMHVSVGVDVVWCVTKDRKVWFRRGVNSHNPCGTSWIEMVGEMMMVTVGLNNQVWGISCDDRAIYFRQGVTPSELSGKTWKAIVSGRESDRSQTGSSTSLLSAGCFFTDDIQNQTNAIIQGDADTSSDTELPSVPVNLANTPPMGAAASSSGNSTGNQTAEICANLTVDPLDSDQGEATVALTNNEKANLEMHKSSPNPNPSAELQWTNIDLKEAQKHPVLSVSTFAETSSLSSLGMFSVGAEEQYGADEHPVWAWVSGGGCLVDLHSPLKWFTVPSGLSSSVQSLSLSITPAQTAAWRKQIFQQLSERTKRELENFRHYEQAIEQSVWVKTGTLQWWRNWKPHKWMDVRVALEQFTGSDGMRDSILFIYYMYHEEKKYIHVFLNEVTIIVEVLNEAKHSFALYTPERTKQRWPIRLAATTEQEMHDWLSLLNMSCCESRRIQGPPSHHAIWSVTCKGDIFVSEPSPELEAGPHLMPCDQMFWRQVGGHLRLIECNNRGIVWGIGYDHTAWVYTGGYGGGFIQGLASSADNIYTQSDVKCVYIYENQRWNPVTGYSSRGLPTDRYMWSDASGLLECTKINTKPPSPQWSWVSDWYIDFNTSGGTDREGWQYAADFPASYHGHKTMKDFVRRRRWARKCKIVTNGPWLEVPPVALWDISIIPSSDADDEEAVALWAVSDKGDVLCRLGVTQQNPAGTSWLHVGTDQPFISISIGAFYQVWAIARDGSAFYRGSVSPKKPAGDCWYHIPSPQKQKLKQVSVGRTSVFVLDKNGNLWYRQGITPSYPQGSTWDPVSNNIRKMSVGPLDQVWVIADKVQGSHSLSCGTVCHRTGVQPMEPKGLSWDYGIGGGWDHITVRGNATEASRVAMHDTSEENPAVSKALEGEENKGKTEPSQTPLMVSESQELDRNAVNC